In Erpetoichthys calabaricus chromosome 4, fErpCal1.3, whole genome shotgun sequence, one genomic interval encodes:
- the ppme1 gene encoding protein phosphatase methylesterase 1 isoform X1 translates to MAGPGRKRDFSPVPWSQYFESMEDVEVENESSKDSFRIYRIGSEGPVLLLLHGGGHSALSWAVFSAVIFNRINCRVVAIDLRGHGDTKVKNSEDLSAETMSKDVGKVIEAIYGEDLPPIMLIGHSMGGAIAVHAAASNLVPSLLGLCVIDVVEGTAMDALNSMQNFLRSRPKTFRSLENAIEWSVKSGQIRNLESAKVSMVGQVKKCEDHLSSVDSKAFEGIIEEEEEEEEGESNNKRKKEDDLELKECSYTWRIELAKTEKYWDGWFRGLSNLFLSCSVPKLLLLAGVDRLDKDLTIGQMQGKFQMQVLPQCGHAVHEDAPEKVAEALAAFMVRHKFTESKGGFQCLFPAC, encoded by the exons TCCTGGAAGAAAAAgagatttttctcctgttcctTGGAGTCAGTACTTTGAAAGCATGGAAGATGTTGaagttgaaaatgaaagcagcaaagAC TCTTTTAGAATCTATAGAATTGGCTCAGAAGGGCCTGTACTTCTCTTATTACATGGTGGAGGTCATTCAGCACTGTCATGGGCAGTGTTCAGT GCTGTTATATTTAATCGTATCAATTGCAGAGTGGTGGCAATTGACTTGAGAGGACATG GtgatacaaaagtaaaaaattcaGAAGATCTTTCTGCTGAAACAATGTCAAA GGATGTTGGAAAAGTAATTGAAGCAATTTATGGTGAAGATCTTCCTCCAATCATGTTAATTGGTCACAGCATGGGTGGGGCAATTGCAGTGCACGCAGCAGCAAGCAATCTGGTGCCATCACTACTTGGTCTATGTGTGATTGATGTAGTTGAAG GTACAGCTATGGATGCATTAAATAGCATGCAGAATTTCTTGAGAAGTCGGCCAAAAACATTCAGATCTCTAGAAAATGCTATTGAGTGGAG tgtaaAAAGTGGACAGATAAGAAATCTGGAGTCTGCAAAAGTTTCAATGGTTGGCCAAGTTAAAAA ATGTGAAGATCATCTTAGTTCTGTGGACTCTAAAGCATTTGAAGGGATCattgaggaagaggaggaagaggaagagggagaGTCCAATAATAAAAGGAAGAAAGAGGATGATTTAGAG CTAAAAGAGTGCTCTTATACTTGGAGAATTGAGTTGgcaaaaacagagaaatattgGGATGGCTGGTTCAGAGGGTTGTCCAACCTTTTCCTCAGCTGCTCAGTACCCAAATTGCTGCTGTTGGCAG GTGTTGATCGCCTGGATAAAGATCTTACAATAGGACAGATGCAAG GTAAATTTCAAATGCAAGTTTTACCCCAATGTGGACATGCAGTACATGAAGACGCACCTGAGAAG